AGCCAGAATATTGTCAATATTTTTAAGCTCATCCTTTGTAAAATCCAGGTTATTCAAGGAAGCCACATTGTCTTCAAGCTGTTTGGGCGAACTGGCGCCAACCAATACCGAAGTTAGTCGCTTATCCTTCAACAACCAGGCGATAGCCATTTCTGCCAGAGACTGGTTTCTGTTCCTTGCAATTTCATTCAGTTTTTTAGCTTTCTCAACTTTCTCAGGAGTAACCTGCTCGGGCTTCAGGTAACCCACGCCCCGGCCAGCCCTTGAATTTTCAGGAATGCCGTTAAAATATTTGCTGGTCAACATGCCTTGAGCCAAAGGGGAAAAAGCGATCAAACCAACACCCTCCTTTTCCAGCTCATTCAGCAAGCCATCCTCCACCCAACGTTCGAACATCGAATAGCGTGCCTGATGAATAAGGCAATGTACACCCATCTCTTTGAGCACCTCAATAGCCTTCTTGGCCTGCTCAGGTTTATAATTTGAAATACCCACATACAAAGCCTTTCCCTGGTGAACAATGTCGGCAAGGGCACCCATTGTTTCCTCAATAGGAGTTTCAGGATCGGGACGATGGGAGTAAAAAATATCCACGTAGTCAAGCTTCATCCGCTTAAGACTCTGGTCAAGACTGGACATCAAATACTTACGCGAACCCCAGTTTCCATAAGGACCGGGCCACATATCATATCCTGCCTTGGTAGAGATAAGGAGTTCGTCGCGATAGGCTTTAAAATCCTTTGAAAAAATAACCCCAAAGCTTTCTTCGGCAGTGCCATAAGGAGGCCCGTAATTGTTGGCCAGGTCGAAATGGGTAATGCCCAAGTCAAAAGCTTTATGAAGAATATTGCGTTCATTTTCAATATTATCCACAAAACCAAAATTGTGCCACAGACCTAGAGAAAGAGCAGGTAACAAAAGGCCACTTTTCCCGCAACGATTGTATTTCATTGTATCATACCTTGTTGTTAATGCAGTATAGTTCATAGTTTCAGATTTTTATTTTTATAAAGATAGGCAAGAAATAGAATATGGCAATAAAATTATGGGATTTCAGGGGTCATTTCAGGAAATTGCTTAGGAGGGATGTGCATGTTTTTGAAGATTAATTAAAGGAGAACAGAAAAAAGAACTACTATTCTATTTATGTTTATGCATTCTTTAGGCATTTACGCATCCATTTTATGGATTTAAGCATCTACTAAGAAATGAAGGCTAAAAAAAATTTTCTTCATAGTACAACAATATAATTATCAACGACTTACAAAATACTATTTTACATAAAAATTCAAAACACATGAAAAGATTATTAATTGTATTTTTATTAAGCATTTCATTATGCGGATTTGCCCAGATTGGCGAAAAAAATTTCATAGACCAGAATTATATTGAGGTTACAGGTAAGGCCGAAAAGGAGATAGTACCTGATATGATTTACCTGAAAATTATTTTAAGCGATAAGGACAACAAAAGCAAGCAAAGTCTGGATGAAACGGAGAAATCCATGATCAGCAAACTAACCGGGATTGGGGTAGATGTAAACAAAGATTTATCCGTTAAAGATTATGTAAGTAATTTTAAATCATACTGGATCAGCAAAACGGATGTCATCCTGACCAAACAATTTCAATTGATAGTCCATGATGCCAAGACCATACAAAAGGTATTTTTTGAATTTCAAAAATTAGGTATTTCAAATGTCACAATTGAAAAGCTGGAACACTCCAGGATAGAACAATACCGGAGGGAAGTAAAAATAGAGGCAATCAAGGCAGCCAAAGAAAAAGCAGAGGCCCTGGCAGCAGCCGTCAACCAATCCATTGGAAAAGCCTTATATATTAAG
The nucleotide sequence above comes from Bacteroidota bacterium. Encoded proteins:
- the mgrA gene encoding L-glyceraldehyde 3-phosphate reductase translates to MNYTALTTRYDTMKYNRCGKSGLLLPALSLGLWHNFGFVDNIENERNILHKAFDLGITHFDLANNYGPPYGTAEESFGVIFSKDFKAYRDELLISTKAGYDMWPGPYGNWGSRKYLMSSLDQSLKRMKLDYVDIFYSHRPDPETPIEETMGALADIVHQGKALYVGISNYKPEQAKKAIEVLKEMGVHCLIHQARYSMFERWVEDGLLNELEKEGVGLIAFSPLAQGMLTSKYFNGIPENSRAGRGVGYLKPEQVTPEKVEKAKKLNEIARNRNQSLAEMAIAWLLKDKRLTSVLVGASSPKQLEDNVASLNNLDFTKDELKNIDNILA
- a CDS encoding SIMPL domain-containing protein (The SIMPL domain is named for its presence in mouse protein SIMPL (signalling molecule that associates with mouse pelle-like kinase). Bacterial member BP26, from Brucella, was shown to assemble into a channel-like structure, while YggE from E. coli has been associated with resistance to oxidative stress.) encodes the protein MKRLLIVFLLSISLCGFAQIGEKNFIDQNYIEVTGKAEKEIVPDMIYLKIILSDKDNKSKQSLDETEKSMISKLTGIGVDVNKDLSVKDYVSNFKSYWISKTDVILTKQFQLIVHDAKTIQKVFFEFQKLGISNVTIEKLEHSRIEQYRREVKIEAIKAAKEKAEALAAAVNQSIGKALYIK